A region of the Pseudorasbora parva isolate DD20220531a chromosome 18, ASM2467924v1, whole genome shotgun sequence genome:
tttcacactgcacgtcggacccgcaatattcccggaacattgccgggtcaccttctgtgtgaaagcaaccacgtcccggcattgattaccgaattgaacacgggtcggggacctagtaacattgcggtattcgacccgggacgagcgctgtgtgaacaaaagccgaaactaatgccgcaacgtgtacgtagttatcgtgcgactcctagagcttgttttttcaataatacaaccctgcagtgccagaagagctagtcggtgttttaaacgcagagagtgttcgtatacaaaagaaactaaaattaaacaagcagaaatgtgcgcaaactggacacaagtcgagaccacggagctccttactatccgcgctgaagctgagatcgctcgccattatacgtcacatcaggatgtcacgtgtcaactcgttcTGGGACCGTtagggttgtgtgtgaaagcgcacatattacggtatttcgctggcagtcgGTGCATACAGAATTACAGTATTTCAAAATCTTATATACACGCAAACATTATCTATTATGTATTACATTAGCGTTTGGTTAACTGTTGTGGAAAAACATATGATGTGTAACATTATATTAGATCAATGCAGTACAGTAGGTCTTAAGACCGTCTGTCATTAAGATCATTAATGCTAATCAATCATTGGAAAAaagtttaatatatattttttcctatAGATATAGGGTTTGACTTGGTGTGTGCCAAATTACCAGTGATTTTAAGGTATGGTTGCTATaggtgattttgttttggaaccttcagaaaactttacatttttaatgctttaaatgctatttattttcaatgctttaaaaTACTATTTATGATAGATATATCCAGAAACATATATCTGTATACCGGATGAGTAGTCCATCTTCTTATTATGAATTAGTGGATCAGGTCTGTGTGAGAAGGGACCTGCCAGCCGGAAATAGGTTTACCCAGCAGGCCGATTCAGAACCCAAAAATATGGAAGTGTGAAATTGGCCTATGTTCTGGTTGAACCCTCCTTCTTCATCAAATTATGGACAAGATATTTTTCTCCTAGAGATTTCCCAAGAGAAAAAAAGGTGTTATAAATACAAGGCTTCCCTCAGTGAACAATTGATACTGATGCCTAAGAAACAGATTGTGTAATACaattatgtattttattgttttatgcattttattaatACAGTTTTGTGTGCTTTTTCTATCGCATTTTTGATGGATAACATGTCATATCCTGTTATACTGACTCTCATGGTGCCCAAACAATCTAAgtcatataggctaatatatttCACATGTTTTCTTATCCTTTATCTGCTTATATTGTCAATTAATACATGTCTTGTTATAATTATTATCATGAAGAAAGCACTTCATGAACCAATGTACATATTTTTGTGTCATATATGTATTAATGGGATTTATGGAGCCACTGGATTCTACCCTAAGTTTCTGTCTGATTTAATATTGGATTCATATGTGATCTCCTCTCACATGTGTGCTCTGCAGATCTTTGTTATTTACAGCTCTTTACTGTGTGAGGTTACAATATTAACAGTGATGTCTTATGATAGATATGTAGCCATATGCAAACCTTTAGATTATCATTCCAGATTAACTAAAAACACCTGTGCAAAATTAATTCTGTTGTCATGGGTTGTTCCCAACTTTGTCTCAATTACAGCAATCCTGTTATCAAACTTGAGGCCATTTTGTAAATATCACATtgataaattatattgtgataactGGTCAGTTGTAAAACTATCTTGTGCATCATCTTTTGTGAATAATGTCTATGGATATAtttttgctgttttattttttagctgTGCAGTTATTATTATAGTGTCCTACGTAAAACTTATCTCTGCGTGTAAAGCATCTTTAGAAAACAGAAGGAAATTCTGGCAAACGTGTCTGCCACACATATTATCACTGATAAATTTCACTTTTGCTTTCCTTTTTGATATCACGTATAGCCGATATGGTGCAAATGACATTCCAGAGAGTCTGCGTAATTTTTTGGCTTTAGAATTAGTTATAGTTCCACCTCTTTTTAATCCTGTAATCTATGGATTAAATATTAGAGCTGTGCGCAGAGTTTTTATCTCATGTATTTCAGCAAAAGTGAATGTTTTAGAAGCTAAAAAGGCTTAAATTCATGACAATTACTTGatgtacatttaatttgttttataaattttaaaaaatgtgcgaAAAACAGGTATGTATTTTTGTACAAGTCAgcattatttttatgaacatcaTTGAATATTTTCAACATTCAAAAAAACCCAAAAACAATTTGCTCTTTTTTTGTGCTCCCTTATCCACATAAAAATGTCTTGCTtacaccttttttatttttttctgatgtTTGTCTAAATGGGATGTTGGTTTAAAAATAATCTGAAtcattctcttttttttattgtttgggGTTTCTCTATATTTTACTTTCTTTACATCGTACTTCTGTTTTACCTAAAATATTTGACagctattttatttttcagtaaactttattttaagtatTTGACATGTAATGTGATTATTGCCAATAATCAGACTCAATATAATTTCACGTATACCTTAAAACTATTATTCTGATAAtaaattaaaggattaaaccACTGATTTagtagtttttattattatttttttttttttaaatgccaccTTCAAGCTCTTCCAGTGTACATTAATCTTTTTACCGGTTCCAGCCTTTCTCATTTTTTCAGAAATGCATTTGCAAAGTTTTTATTAGTGTTTCAAACCatttaatataatgtaaaaaaaaaaaaaagttgagctatcttaaaaataaaatcaggtAATCAGGTATCACACTTAACCTTTTAAGTTATCTAATTCGCTCCAGTTATGCCAACTTGAAAAAACAAGGCAACCTATAACTCAACTTATTTATGTTAACTAATTCGCTCCAGTTAagccaaaagaaaaaaacagtcagagtttttcaaagaaaaaaataaatcacatttggGCGGTCAGCGGCAAGTTTTGATATCCTCAACATCAGTAAATGCAGCTGCAACAAAGGTGTTtatgttgtaaaaaaaactttacaatCAGAGAAGAGCTAATTTTGACGGCTGCAAAAGATATTTGTGGCACTACAAATATCCCCCAAGCGAATGTACGAGGACTAAAACAAACTCCATTTACCAAAAAACACTCCATCTACAAACTTCAAAATCATCTgacatcattattttatttgaccTTTTTTTGGATAAAGAACCTTTGCATTAGTCATGGCATGTACGTTTTGTAAACACggggggcggggggggggggttctttTGCCTACATCTAGTGACATTTTCAGCGTTGTTGCGCTATCGCTGGTCCGCACAGAGCAgtgcaagatgagcaatttaggttaaaaagtgaCCAATCGTTTCAACACGTTTGAACAtataacccaaccccatcccatccctaaacctactaATTTGTgtgttatatgatataaaacgtccccggttacgtatgtaaccttagttccctgagcacagggaacgagacgctgcgtcagctgacgctacggggaacgccttcagcgtgaaaggtgtctgaaatcgctaacaaatcacaatcctactgaccgtcggaagctggtgatgtcatcaccgtgcgaccaggaagtataaaagggcaccgtgccaacatgactctatccgcttcgtctgaagggactgtgggcaggcacactttgaagcatggccatgtgacgcagcgtctcgttccctgttctcagggaactaaggttgcATACGTAAcaggggacgttccctttcgaaagggaactcgcgctgcgtcagctgacgctacggggaacaatatacccacgccgccatgctgaggggagtgcacgccccttactggcagtgagaactgcctggacgagaGTTCACAGAAAGTCTGAtccactccccctctagccacacaggctgccagtgacatcattccctacggtcatagcccaagctatatgcctaagggAGAACCTTATCAAGTTTTAtctgaggtttcctactctcggcttgctcgagggcctgggacctactacttcgaaggaaggagtcccttaagggaatgtggctaggggacccgagggcgccccagccgtcactaattcgggaaaaccttcaccgaatgccaccagagaggcctcacctggcatcacttctgtgggacaccccagcttggccaaccctgtctgtcaaaacagagcctccggacatcgctcttactcatgagcatccagactgagggactggaaactggcaatgtcctcctcagaccggaactcggagacgggaatcctggagagcagtactcagcttagtgcttcttacccttgccagcgaggagagtctcttctgctcgattctaggatctactgaacacatttattacaggggtgctcaggaggcctaaaaaaggcctatggactgatctacccgggaggccccgagggggcctgcccgtctgatcagactcaagcggccgtaagcttgcagacgaccctcaatgaggggagctcttaaacAAGCCTAGAaggtaaaccatgctgtaggctagccagtacctgtcctgaagggactgcgcagcagaaacgaAGTCTCATCATGCTAGGGCATGAGCCCGCCCTTGAGTTATAACGGCCCAGGCCGGGACCCACCGGCGggcaaccactagctgtcaacACAAAGCCAGTTATATGTTCCCGCTCAAgggaaccgtttcccctccagggaggccaggAGGGGCCTCTACCTGGCACTGTTAGTGCTAGCTGTTAagagccgcaggaaggtggctttactggttcctcagggggcccatgaggctataacgccagaagccacccatgctaatggctagcttgtcaccgagacctggtccgggaatcccctCCCAAAAGGCCCAaaaaggcctgacagcataatacactggcctaccgagcgtcccggctcgggggctcaccctcaggcggcctggagaggcctgcTAACTGCCAGCCAATGTGCAAACTGTCGGGAGTTGCtgtgttcccggggctcgcctccagggaggcctgtttgatgcccACGTATAGTCCGGTCTTCTagggcggcctggagaggcctattgccaaatggcagttccctattagattggtgacagacggtgcttatccgatggcaaatcccacctGAAACCCtgcagggccgggaaacgaccttaggacggcctgaagcacccacgcacactgttgcaagacctggAAACtggggctcaccctacaggaggcctaaagcggcctagatcctgtcaaccaatggtcggaaccctaggtcaccccctcaggggacgccatctgaggcgtgctgaaactcaggctgacagtggctgtctgctggctgatgaggactggatatccagtcactacctggggactcatccccagggaggccgtaaggggcctcctcctgttgcgggtgtcccgcctcttccgCGTCCTACTCCTCCGCGGAGGGGGCGCACGAGAGGCCACGCTACTGCGTTGGCCCAGTCGATGATCCTCGGATCTTGAtgggccagggacaccctcctgcctgggcgccaCCCCAGACCTCAGCAGAATACACGTCCTATAcgccgctgagcgcgccctcgcctctctgaactttcccaccaacgcctcgacggaggtgccgaaaagctcagagggcgagaccggggcatcgaggagTGCCTTTGAGTGTGTGATGGCCGAACTCGCGGCCACACATTAATAAGGGTAACTCGCACAAATTCTTTCATTCACTCACAGCGCATACATTCTTCTCGAATACATTCcactataaatattcattcacATTGAcagttattttctttttattgatTTACCTTTTAAGTTAATAGTATAGTATTTGGGGTTTGTTATATagatttatataataaaaatgctACACATACTTTGTTTGAcatattttcaatgctttattTAGGTATTACTTTGTTTGTCAGTTTGGAGTCCACACTTACTGGCTTGCATTGTGCTATTTCTGATCCTTCTTTCTATTGAGTTAAAGTTACCGTGAGGTGGGTTGGAGTTGAGTGTACGTCCATCCATCGCCATGTTCTCGATGGGCAAAGGTTGACCATGCAGCAGTGGAGATTTATGGCCGGAGAGTTCCGCTAGTCGATACCAAGTGGAAGTGACTTCATGGGGGTGAAGGATGAGCATGGATGGCCTCATACTGGCTGTAAATGGAGTCCAGCATTTTGTGAAGCGAGTTCCATCGCGTCTCCACGGATGCTTTCAGTGTTTTTGGCAGACGATTCTGGTGATATGACTGCTTACAAATAAGTCACAAGCGTCTTAGCGGACTCAATGACACCAGGTACCTCTTCGGCAAACAAATAGTCCTCAACAGGTTTCCCAAGTGTGGTGTGAAATACTGTGTTCCGAATATGTGCTGCACAACTCAATCTCCTGGCTGTGCGGAGGGCCGCAAAAATTGCACCTCTGTCAGTTACATACACTAGTTTGGGAAATAACTCATCCAGTCCAAATTTGCAGAGTGCTTGGGCGATGGCTGGCCTGAGGTTGTCAGCTGTTTTATGTAAATTGCTGTCCCATTCAGCTGTACAGAGCACTAATGTATTGTCACACAGAGATATCCAATTTTTCGGAAATCATCCGTCCACAAATCCAGCTTCGCAGCCCCGTTGCTCTCGGCCAATTGTTCCCTCTGCTCTGGAATTATGTTTAGTCTTTTGTCCTCGGCATATTAAGTGATCCTACGGGAGACAGTAGTTGGATCGGGCAGAAGCTGATGCGCGTCCACAAGGCCATCTCGTGCCCCAATGTCTAGTAAGCCCTGTGCCACTTCCAAAAATCCTTCGCCGCACACAGTCTCAAATGATCTAACATCTCGGCACACAAATTACACAGCAAATTGTGTTATCGCCTCCTTGTCTTCCTCTCTTGGAGGTTTGTAGCCTTTGGCAAAGTACCTGTCAATTGTCGCACTGGCAACCTCTGCTGTGCTCCTGCAAGTCTCGACATGCTTTCTAAGAGAAGACGTGTCCAGCTTCCGGCTATCAAACGCTAAAACTTTATGGCATGCTTTCCAAGCCACAAAGCCGCTTATGATGTTATTTTCCTGATCTCTTATTAGACCAAATTTTCTCCACACATCTGATtttgcctttaaagactcgttgTCCACAATTTTATCTACTCCTTTtgccaactttacttttacctCATCTATAGCAACGCTCTACAATCCAACTACGAGAAGCAGAAGTCGCACTGTCGCtttggtggtgacgtgatgggtcaaaaTGTCATATCGTTGTTGCGTATGTGTAATGGTCATTTAGACAAACAactattgcacatatttttcatctgcgctactacccgcccgcGAGGAGTTAATTATCCGGccgcatccccgcccgtgaatttGATCAATAtcacaatccacccgttttgTTGCAGGACTCTGATATACACGCAAACATTATCTGTTATTTCTTACATTAACGTTAGGTTAACTGTTGTGGAAAAACATATGATGTGTAACATTATGTTAGATCCATGCAGTACAGTAGGTCTTAAGGCTGTCTGCcccattaatgttaatcaatcattggaaaaaagttaaatatatatttttttccctaaAGATAGGGTTTGACTTGGTGTGTGCCAAATTACCAGTGATTTTAAGGTATGATTTCAAAAATGACAGCTAGCTctattaattgaaaaaaaaagtgtagctcaatcaat
Encoded here:
- the LOC137046010 gene encoding olfactory receptor 14A16-like, with translation MDNMSYPVILTLMVPKQSKSYRLIYFTCFLILYLLILSINTCLVIIIIMKKALHEPMYIFLCHICINGIYGATGFYPKFLSDLILDSYVISSHMCALQIFVIYSSLLCEVTILTVMSYDRYVAICKPLDYHSRLTKNTCAKLILLSWVVPNFVSITAILLSNLRPFCKYHIDKLYCDNWSVVKLSCASSFVNNVYGYIFAVLFFSCAVIIIVSYVKLISACKASLENRRKFWQTCLPHILSLINFTFAFLFDITYSRYGANDIPESLRNFLALELVIVPPLFNPVIYGLNIRAVRRVFISCISAKVNVLEAKKA